One genomic region from Anabaena sp. PCC 7108 encodes:
- a CDS encoding DUF262 domain-containing protein, translating into MNYDIQETESPRLEVEYYGADFPVDTLVKRMEEQEFIIPGFQRQYVWKIEEASRFIETLLLGLPSPSLFLAKDKFSKKYIVIDGQQRLKTLLYFFHESFPDGKIFKLKGVVQQLDGLTYSTLPSSERRELDNAIIHCIIISENYDPRGIFYLFERLNTTGTPLKPQEIRNAVYHGSFSELLQDLSKNETWRELYGKDDIRANEQEHILRFLALHFDLENYSGNMTNFLNQFMLKNKDLDIIPENEIKNLFFNTIYFLKNCIGSKVFYEKKKFQILFDSLMVLTAQELGKGLECSKFKKFYELLINDKHFWTFAQSSTTSRKNLMKRLEYIGELYRNTHL; encoded by the coding sequence ATGAACTACGACATACAAGAAACCGAAAGTCCAAGACTAGAAGTAGAGTATTACGGTGCTGACTTTCCTGTTGATACGTTAGTGAAACGGATGGAAGAACAAGAATTTATTATTCCAGGGTTTCAGAGACAGTATGTTTGGAAAATAGAAGAAGCATCACGCTTTATTGAAACTTTATTACTAGGTCTTCCTAGCCCTTCACTCTTTCTCGCTAAAGATAAGTTTTCTAAAAAATATATTGTTATAGATGGACAGCAACGACTGAAAACTTTGCTGTACTTCTTTCACGAATCTTTTCCAGATGGAAAAATCTTTAAGCTTAAAGGTGTCGTCCAACAGTTAGATGGTTTAACTTATTCCACTTTACCTTCATCCGAACGTCGTGAGCTTGATAATGCAATAATCCACTGTATAATCATATCAGAAAATTATGATCCACGTGGAATATTTTATTTATTTGAACGACTTAATACTACTGGAACTCCCTTAAAACCACAGGAAATTCGGAATGCTGTTTATCATGGTTCTTTTAGTGAATTGCTTCAAGATTTATCAAAAAATGAAACATGGAGAGAGCTTTATGGTAAGGATGATATTCGGGCTAATGAACAAGAGCATATTTTAAGATTTTTAGCTCTGCATTTCGATTTAGAAAATTATTCAGGCAATATGACTAATTTTCTCAATCAATTTATGTTAAAAAACAAAGATTTGGATATAATTCCCGAAAATGAGATAAAAAATCTATTTTTCAACACAATATATTTTCTTAAAAATTGTATAGGCTCTAAAGTTTTTTATGAGAAAAAAAAATTCCAAATCCTTTTTGATAGTTTGATGGTTCTAACTGCTCAAGAGTTAGGAAAAGGTTTGGAATGTTCCAAATTTAAAAAGTTTTACGAATTGCTGATTAATGACAAGCATTTCTGGACATTTGCTCAATCCTCTACCACAAGTAGAAAAAATCTAATGAAGAGGCTGGAGTATATTGGAGAGCTTTATAGAAATACGCACTTATGA
- the thiD gene encoding bifunctional hydroxymethylpyrimidine kinase/phosphomethylpyrimidine kinase, protein MITNTTFTPVALTIAGSDSGGGAGIQTDLRTFAFHCVHGTSAITCITAQNTLGVTRVDTMPSEAVIAQIQAVVEDIGVQAVKTGMLLNQKIILAVAQQVAAYKITNLVVDPVMVSRTGAQLIDDDAVQTLRNTLISQAAIITPNRYEAQILSGLEIASLEDMHTAAEIMHRELGVKAVLVKGGGMSGNLRGVDVWFDGERWETLRTKLVETKNTHGTGCTLSAAITANLALGQDLWTAVQQGKEYVTNALTYSLDIGKGQGPVGHFFPLLQIHGI, encoded by the coding sequence ATGATAACAAACACAACTTTCACCCCTGTTGCTTTAACTATTGCCGGTTCTGATAGTGGTGGGGGTGCAGGAATTCAAACCGATTTACGCACATTCGCTTTTCATTGCGTTCATGGTACAAGTGCTATTACCTGCATTACAGCCCAAAATACTTTAGGAGTTACACGGGTTGATACCATGCCTTCAGAGGCTGTTATCGCTCAAATTCAGGCTGTTGTAGAGGATATTGGTGTCCAAGCTGTAAAAACGGGAATGTTACTCAACCAAAAAATTATCTTGGCTGTAGCCCAGCAAGTAGCAGCTTATAAAATTACTAACTTAGTAGTTGATCCTGTGATGGTATCACGGACAGGAGCGCAATTAATTGATGATGATGCGGTGCAAACTCTGCGGAATACTCTGATTTCTCAAGCAGCTATTATTACACCAAACCGCTATGAAGCGCAGATTTTAAGCGGGTTAGAAATTGCTTCTTTAGAAGATATGCACACAGCAGCGGAAATTATGCACAGGGAATTAGGAGTAAAGGCTGTTTTAGTCAAAGGTGGGGGAATGTCTGGGAATTTGCGGGGGGTAGATGTATGGTTTGATGGGGAAAGGTGGGAAACTTTAAGAACCAAGCTGGTAGAGACAAAAAATACTCATGGCACAGGTTGTACTTTATCAGCCGCCATTACTGCTAATCTAGCTTTAGGTCAAGATTTGTGGACAGCAGTGCAACAGGGAAAAGAATATGTAACAAATGCACTCACTTACTCTCTAGATATTGGCAAAGGACAGGGACCTGTAGGACACTTTTTTCCATTGTTGCAAATTCATGGTATCTAG
- a CDS encoding DUF1802 family protein encodes MLMELITTFHALKEWAVAVNALESGQTIMLLRKGGIHEREGRFQVAHEQVLLYPTYEHQQSFMLKAEYGNLVYPVTSGWHPEIIPIGSWAEITDILPVVDESIVGDLLPFHIWNEYFISDRLKWKPRQPLYILLLRTYKLPQAQDIPYLAEYGGCKSWIDLDQQVRLQGSQPVLSDTVYTQLVATIRGIIGDKLYAASL; translated from the coding sequence ATGCTCATGGAATTGATTACCACTTTTCATGCTCTTAAGGAATGGGCTGTGGCCGTAAATGCGTTGGAATCTGGCCAAACGATTATGCTGCTTCGTAAAGGCGGTATCCATGAACGGGAGGGACGCTTTCAGGTTGCCCATGAGCAGGTTTTGCTCTACCCTACTTACGAGCATCAACAATCTTTTATGCTCAAAGCTGAATATGGGAATCTTGTCTATCCAGTTACTTCAGGTTGGCATCCAGAAATAATTCCCATCGGTAGTTGGGCAGAAATTACGGATATTTTACCAGTTGTGGATGAGTCTATTGTGGGTGATTTGCTTCCATTTCATATTTGGAATGAGTATTTTATTAGCGATCGCTTAAAATGGAAGCCACGTCAGCCGTTATATATCCTCTTGCTACGTACTTACAAACTACCCCAAGCACAGGATATTCCTTATCTGGCTGAATACGGTGGTTGTAAATCATGGATTGATTTAGATCAACAAGTTCGGTTACAAGGCTCTCAACCAGTTTTATCTGATACTGTATATACTCAGCTAGTTGCAACTATTCGCGGAATTATTGGTGATAAATTGTACGCTGCATCTTTATAA
- a CDS encoding aldo/keto reductase, whose amino-acid sequence MKKRTLGTSTVEITPILMGTWQAGKRMWVGIEDTDSIQTIRAAYEAGITTIDTAEVYGEGHSEQIVAEALADVRDNVEYATKVFANHLKYQQVIEACERSLTNLKTDYIDLYQIHWPAGAFNSEIVPIAETMSALNHLKEQGKIRAIGVSNFSRDQLAEASQYGRIDSLQPPYSLFWRQVEKDAMPYCVENNISILAYSPLAQGLLTGKFLSGHKFDPADNRAKNKLFQDENFERAQQALNELSPIAEYQNCSLAQLALAWLIAQPQTNAIAGARYPEQAIANAQALEIQLSAETLAEIDKIGRIVTDYLDDQSVMWNW is encoded by the coding sequence ATGAAAAAACGTACACTGGGTACATCAACCGTAGAAATCACACCCATCCTCATGGGTACTTGGCAAGCAGGAAAAAGAATGTGGGTGGGAATTGAAGATACCGACTCCATTCAAACCATCCGTGCCGCCTACGAAGCCGGAATCACCACAATAGATACCGCTGAAGTTTATGGTGAAGGACATTCTGAACAGATTGTAGCTGAAGCACTAGCTGATGTGCGGGATAATGTCGAATATGCCACAAAAGTTTTTGCAAATCATCTCAAATATCAACAAGTAATAGAAGCTTGTGAACGTTCGTTAACAAATCTGAAAACCGACTACATTGACCTTTACCAAATTCATTGGCCTGCTGGTGCTTTCAATAGTGAAATTGTCCCTATTGCAGAAACCATGAGCGCCTTAAATCACCTCAAAGAACAAGGTAAAATTCGCGCCATTGGTGTTTCTAACTTTTCTCGTGACCAATTAGCAGAAGCCTCCCAATATGGACGTATTGATAGTTTACAACCACCCTATTCTTTATTTTGGCGGCAAGTAGAAAAAGATGCTATGCCCTATTGTGTTGAAAACAATATTTCAATATTAGCTTATTCACCTTTAGCCCAGGGATTGTTAACCGGTAAATTTCTATCTGGGCATAAATTTGACCCAGCTGATAACCGAGCTAAAAATAAATTATTTCAAGACGAAAACTTTGAACGCGCTCAACAAGCCTTAAATGAACTTAGCCCTATAGCTGAATACCAAAATTGTAGCTTGGCTCAGTTAGCATTGGCGTGGTTAATTGCCCAGCCGCAAACAAATGCTATTGCCGGTGCGCGTTATCCTGAACAAGCAATAGCCAACGCCCAGGCATTAGAAATTCAACTTTCTGCGGAAACACTTGCAGAAATAGATAAAATTGGCCGGATTGTCACCGATTATCTTGATGATCAATCAGTTATGTGGAATTGGTAA
- a CDS encoding alpha/beta fold hydrolase, translated as MQTNIVPSTTPISGQYWEWHGHKVYYVQAGEKQPQRPPLLLVHGFGASTDHWRKNITGLCADFQVFAIDLLGFGRSAKPNLQYSGDLWRDQINDFISEVIGQKAVLAGNSLGGYACLCVASQRADNVAGVALLNSAGPFSESEGVKSQIQPPKNPLQKLLGKTVKWTFKQRLVQSLLFEYTRQKWVIRRTLEKVYLDKSAITNQLVEEIQRPAYDKGALDVFISVFSTPQGEKVDILLKQLTCPLLLLWGEADPWMKARERSQKFHQYYPQLTEYFLSAGHCPHDEVPEQVNSYLRDWALSINN; from the coding sequence ATGCAGACAAATATAGTACCCTCCACAACCCCAATATCTGGACAATACTGGGAATGGCACGGTCACAAAGTGTATTATGTACAGGCGGGAGAGAAACAACCTCAGCGTCCTCCGTTGCTGTTAGTACATGGTTTTGGTGCTTCCACAGACCACTGGCGAAAGAATATCACAGGACTGTGTGCAGATTTTCAAGTTTTTGCGATAGACCTTTTGGGATTTGGACGTTCAGCAAAACCTAATTTACAGTATAGTGGCGACTTATGGCGCGACCAAATTAATGATTTTATCAGTGAAGTAATTGGTCAAAAAGCAGTATTAGCAGGTAATTCTCTTGGGGGTTATGCTTGTTTATGTGTTGCATCTCAACGTGCTGACAATGTAGCTGGTGTAGCCTTGCTGAATAGTGCAGGACCATTTTCCGAGTCAGAAGGAGTAAAAAGCCAAATTCAACCTCCTAAAAATCCGTTACAGAAACTATTAGGTAAAACTGTTAAATGGACTTTTAAACAACGTTTAGTTCAGTCGTTATTATTTGAATATACGCGGCAAAAGTGGGTAATTCGGCGGACTTTAGAAAAAGTTTATCTTGACAAAAGTGCCATTACTAATCAATTAGTAGAAGAAATTCAGCGTCCTGCCTATGATAAAGGTGCTTTAGATGTATTTATCTCTGTTTTTAGCACTCCTCAAGGAGAAAAAGTTGATATTTTGCTAAAGCAATTAACTTGTCCTTTGTTGTTATTATGGGGTGAAGCTGATCCTTGGATGAAAGCGCGAGAACGTTCTCAAAAGTTCCACCAATATTATCCCCAACTAACAGAATACTTCCTATCTGCGGGTCATTGTCCCCATGATGAAGTACCTGAACAAGTAAATTCATATTTACGTGATTGGGCTTTATCTATTAACAACTGA
- a CDS encoding shikimate dehydrogenase → MENQDHNYFQNITGKTKLLGVIGHPVEHSLSPVMHNAALAKLGLDYVYLPFPIAPENLETAMAGFAAIGVVGFSVTIPHKQAILPFLSEISPIAQAIGAVNTVTRQGNGWVGTNTDVEGFIAPLETTYHQDWSQKVAVILGNGGAARAVVAGCIQLGLAEIHVVGRNLQKLSQFRQSWQNSIFADKFQVHYWEELPKLIPQANLLVNTTPIGMYPHIEYSPLSVDEMEYLSPNVIAYDLIYIPKPTRFLQLAEKQKAIPIDGLEMLVQQGAAALKIWLQKQTVPVDEMREALQNHLGL, encoded by the coding sequence ATGGAAAACCAAGATCATAATTATTTTCAGAATATTACAGGTAAAACAAAATTGTTAGGAGTAATTGGTCATCCTGTAGAACATTCCCTTTCTCCAGTTATGCACAATGCCGCATTGGCTAAATTGGGATTAGATTATGTATATTTGCCTTTTCCCATAGCACCAGAAAATCTAGAAACTGCTATGGCAGGTTTTGCCGCTATTGGTGTTGTTGGGTTTAGTGTGACAATTCCCCATAAACAAGCAATTTTACCTTTTTTATCAGAAATTTCACCTATTGCTCAAGCTATTGGTGCAGTCAATACTGTGACTCGTCAAGGGAACGGGTGGGTGGGAACAAATACAGATGTAGAAGGGTTTATTGCTCCTTTAGAAACGACATATCACCAAGATTGGAGTCAAAAAGTAGCGGTAATTTTAGGTAATGGTGGTGCAGCAAGGGCAGTTGTTGCAGGTTGTATTCAGCTAGGTTTGGCAGAAATTCATGTGGTGGGGCGAAATTTGCAGAAGTTATCACAATTTCGGCAAAGTTGGCAGAATTCAATTTTTGCAGATAAATTTCAAGTGCATTATTGGGAAGAATTACCAAAGCTAATTCCTCAAGCTAATCTGCTAGTCAACACAACTCCAATCGGGATGTATCCCCATATAGAATATTCGCCTTTAAGTGTAGACGAAATGGAGTATTTATCACCCAATGTTATTGCTTATGATTTGATTTATATTCCTAAACCTACTCGATTTCTCCAACTAGCAGAAAAACAAAAAGCAATTCCTATTGATGGCTTAGAAATGCTAGTCCAACAAGGTGCAGCAGCTTTAAAAATTTGGTTGCAAAAGCAAACAGTACCTGTAGATGAAATGCGCGAAGCACTACAAAATCATCTGGGTTTATGA
- a CDS encoding ATP-grasp domain-containing protein: MDLLEYQVKEWFGKMGIPVLPSQRIDHPTDLKRLKIRYPIVLKSQVHADERVKAGGVRIVETTIDAIAAAQHIFNLPIWGELPEVLLAESKYDAKEEFYLAVILDTSLCRPVLLGCKEPDIDWESPGEKMQYVVVEEEFSPFYARRLGLKMGLQGSLMQSISDVVEKMYQLFVQKDLDLVEINPLAVSPAGQVMALNGKVRVNERAINRHPEIAQMAAKMVIRNSKIKGNSILSDWDGLEMHGKIGILGNGTGSVLTTLDAVTNAGGKPGVSLNLRHSFLTDTSPTTFGDRLETGLKLLAADKSIQVILINFLGTIPQVSQMPDIIARFLQIEPRELSSQVFNSNGTSSKRLHLPRLVIRLAGYDFNNARTYLTTLKTQSDSLVLVENLDAAVAEAVRLSKLSAYRK; this comes from the coding sequence ATGGATTTATTGGAATACCAAGTTAAAGAATGGTTTGGAAAGATGGGCATTCCTGTATTACCATCCCAACGAATTGACCATCCTACAGATTTAAAACGCTTAAAAATTCGCTATCCGATTGTACTAAAATCTCAGGTACACGCAGACGAGAGGGTTAAAGCGGGTGGAGTAAGGATTGTGGAAACTACTATCGATGCGATCGCAGCCGCCCAACATATCTTTAATTTACCAATTTGGGGAGAATTACCAGAAGTTTTACTGGCAGAGTCAAAGTATGATGCCAAAGAAGAATTTTATCTTGCTGTTATTTTAGATACGTCCCTCTGTCGTCCAGTACTTTTAGGTTGCAAGGAACCGGATATAGATTGGGAATCCCCAGGGGAGAAAATGCAATATGTGGTGGTAGAGGAGGAATTCTCGCCATTTTATGCCCGTAGATTAGGGTTAAAAATGGGTTTGCAGGGGTCGCTAATGCAGTCAATTAGCGATGTTGTCGAAAAAATGTACCAGTTATTTGTGCAGAAAGACCTAGACTTAGTAGAGATCAATCCTCTAGCAGTTAGTCCAGCAGGACAGGTTATGGCGCTCAATGGTAAAGTCCGAGTCAACGAACGGGCAATTAATCGTCATCCAGAAATAGCCCAAATGGCAGCAAAGATGGTGATCCGTAATAGTAAAATTAAAGGTAACAGTATTTTGAGTGACTGGGATGGACTGGAGATGCACGGTAAAATCGGTATCTTAGGCAATGGTACTGGTTCGGTATTGACAACTTTAGATGCGGTTACTAATGCTGGTGGTAAGCCTGGTGTTTCTCTAAATTTAAGACATTCCTTTCTCACTGATACTTCACCAACGACTTTTGGCGATCGCTTGGAAACAGGGCTGAAACTTTTAGCTGCTGATAAAAGTATTCAAGTGATTTTAATTAACTTTCTGGGTACTATTCCTCAAGTGTCCCAAATGCCAGATATCATTGCCAGGTTTCTACAAATCGAGCCTAGGGAACTCTCATCTCAGGTGTTTAACTCCAATGGAACTAGCAGTAAGCGGTTACACTTACCACGCTTAGTTATCCGTCTTGCTGGTTATGATTTCAACAATGCCAGAACATATCTAACTACACTCAAAACTCAAAGTGACAGTCTAGTATTAGTGGAAAATTTAGATGCAGCTGTGGCGGAAGCTGTCCGTTTAAGCAAGTTATCTGCTTACAGAAAATAA
- a CDS encoding CoA-binding protein, with protein MNLTPDSKVLIQGFSEFISATHIAQMKAYGTNLVAAVNPGFGGQQMYDLPVFDLVEEVTAKFGNIDTTIICVHPYQVLDAALEAIASNIRQIIIISAGVPPLDMVQLLRKTETGEILVVGPNSPGIIVPGKILLGTQPSEFYTPGRVGIVSRSSTLTYEVAWELTKAGLGQSISVSIGSDAIVGSSFLQWLQILDEDETTEAIVLVGQPGGGSEEAAARYITEAIDKPVIAYIAGRYAPPTKNLRQMGTGATVVRNDTNFGTIKSKLAAFQAAQVKVAETPAQIPELLKQLIH; from the coding sequence ATGAACTTAACGCCAGATAGTAAAGTTTTAATCCAAGGATTCTCTGAATTTATATCCGCAACTCATATTGCTCAAATGAAAGCATATGGGACTAATTTAGTAGCTGCTGTCAATCCTGGATTTGGGGGACAGCAAATGTATGATCTCCCCGTCTTTGACTTAGTAGAAGAAGTGACCGCCAAATTTGGAAATATTGACACAACGATTATTTGTGTCCACCCTTACCAAGTTCTAGATGCAGCATTAGAAGCGATCGCTTCTAATATAAGGCAGATCATTATTATCTCTGCTGGTGTCCCACCTCTAGATATGGTGCAATTGCTCCGCAAAACAGAGACTGGTGAAATCTTAGTAGTCGGTCCCAATAGTCCGGGAATTATCGTCCCCGGAAAAATTCTCTTGGGTACTCAACCTAGTGAATTTTATACCCCTGGACGAGTGGGGATTGTCAGTCGCAGCAGTACTCTCACTTATGAAGTAGCTTGGGAATTAACCAAAGCTGGTTTAGGTCAATCAATTAGTGTCAGTATTGGTAGTGATGCCATAGTTGGTTCATCCTTCCTCCAATGGCTGCAAATTCTTGATGAAGATGAAACCACAGAAGCAATCGTTTTAGTTGGTCAACCAGGAGGTGGGAGTGAAGAAGCCGCAGCACGGTATATAACTGAAGCTATTGATAAACCAGTCATTGCTTACATTGCTGGTAGATACGCACCACCAACCAAAAATTTGCGTCAGATGGGAACAGGAGCAACTGTTGTGAGAAATGACACTAATTTTGGTACAATCAAGAGTAAATTAGCAGCTTTTCAAGCAGCACAAGTTAAGGTTGCTGAAACTCCTGCTCAGATTCCTGAATTGTTGAAACAGTTAATTCATTAA
- a CDS encoding radical SAM protein: MLIAKYTAQLVKKTSLQTNYIKIVLIGEFIKHRSFNGANKALPVLASSLFNAGFSQVVQLDLERLDLTIDDVLYQVRNADLIIFAGCLTNQWTEIDQHSRKIFAELQKHNRETVPILVGGYATKGVEDIARITPWITAFCDGDGEESIIEIAHAVARGSFYEDMKNLPGLCFMNQDGKFYRVTTNDNRNAIFHLATAPRVSKFDDIDQNFNLIHIPKVHDMDIFKSSNGRQLKTAQIFTQRGCPWGCHFCNKSSESNNVVRLSADSFRRQLQQLKQRDYEAVYLDVDTFTVHDQNARREAEILKEEGFVWGSNTRIDKITYEQMHCLVENNCVYMFFGVEHTLPEVSLASNKFNGSIASQIKQSFDYPSKIEQVFKDMNKAGLPSSYFLILGLPKAKLDDKKTDIVGYEPTTFADDIEAIRFGIEKCNPDFLNFNILRFMPGSKAADTIGDCSYSCVRPSGKRPITAGYFLARAVKHYGYPQFQEHGVYRLCESVSKYQPITTAMTPQRVYDTICYAIQLINHQIDIGGKAIKLFLDRDLLALGLVSQDEQGKYAIAPLDDFANI; the protein is encoded by the coding sequence ATGCTAATAGCAAAATATACTGCTCAGTTAGTTAAAAAAACATCTCTTCAGACCAATTACATTAAAATTGTATTAATTGGCGAATTTATCAAACACAGAAGCTTTAATGGAGCTAATAAAGCCTTACCTGTTTTAGCTTCAAGTTTATTTAATGCTGGATTTAGTCAAGTTGTACAACTCGATTTAGAACGTCTTGATTTAACTATTGATGATGTTTTGTATCAAGTCAGAAATGCTGATTTAATTATCTTTGCTGGTTGTCTGACCAACCAATGGACAGAAATTGATCAGCATAGTCGAAAAATTTTTGCAGAACTTCAGAAACATAACCGAGAAACCGTACCAATTTTAGTTGGTGGTTATGCAACTAAAGGTGTTGAAGATATTGCCAGGATTACACCTTGGATTACAGCTTTCTGTGATGGTGATGGGGAAGAATCAATTATAGAAATTGCTCATGCAGTAGCTAGAGGTAGTTTCTATGAAGATATGAAAAATTTACCAGGATTATGTTTTATGAATCAAGATGGTAAATTTTATCGCGTGACTACTAATGATAATAGAAATGCCATTTTTCATCTTGCTACAGCACCAAGAGTTAGTAAGTTTGATGATATTGATCAAAACTTTAATTTAATTCATATACCGAAAGTCCATGATATGGATATTTTTAAATCTTCAAATGGAAGACAATTAAAAACAGCCCAAATCTTTACTCAGCGAGGATGTCCCTGGGGATGTCATTTCTGTAATAAAAGTAGCGAAAGTAATAATGTTGTCAGATTAAGTGCAGACTCTTTTCGTAGACAATTACAACAATTAAAGCAACGTGATTATGAAGCAGTTTATCTAGATGTGGATACATTTACAGTTCATGATCAAAATGCTAGACGAGAAGCAGAGATTCTTAAAGAAGAAGGATTTGTTTGGGGGTCAAATACTAGAATTGATAAAATCACCTATGAACAAATGCATTGTTTAGTAGAAAATAATTGTGTATATATGTTTTTCGGGGTTGAACATACATTACCAGAAGTTTCATTAGCCAGTAATAAGTTTAATGGTTCTATTGCTAGTCAAATCAAACAATCATTTGATTATCCAAGCAAGATTGAGCAAGTTTTTAAAGATATGAATAAAGCAGGATTACCCAGTAGTTATTTTCTAATTTTAGGATTACCAAAAGCCAAATTAGATGATAAAAAAACTGATATTGTTGGTTATGAACCCACAACTTTTGCAGATGATATTGAAGCAATTCGTTTTGGTATTGAAAAGTGTAATCCAGATTTTTTAAATTTCAATATTCTGCGATTTATGCCTGGAAGTAAAGCTGCTGATACAATTGGCGATTGTAGCTACTCCTGTGTACGTCCGTCAGGGAAAAGACCAATTACTGCTGGATATTTTCTAGCACGAGCCGTCAAGCATTATGGCTACCCTCAGTTCCAAGAACATGGTGTTTACCGACTTTGTGAATCAGTGAGCAAATATCAACCTATTACAACTGCGATGACTCCCCAAAGAGTTTATGATACAATTTGCTATGCTATACAGTTGATTAATCACCAGATTGATATCGGTGGTAAAGCTATAAAGTTGTTTCTTGATAGAGATTTATTAGCTTTAGGTTTAGTCAGTCAAGATGAACAAGGAAAATATGCGATCGCACCTTTAGACGATTTTGCTAATATTTGA